A genomic region of Candidatus Eremiobacteraceae bacterium contains the following coding sequences:
- a CDS encoding VIT1/CCC1 transporter family protein — MKTSVSKTELNLWMAFVDESKAHRLYEAYAMQAMREGHPEVAEVFMEAAGSEVVHAMAALAALGAVKSSSENLHRVVEEEAVESRETYPRYIREAEADDRPDAVRVFQLALAREEHHVRLFSDALSALQTGRQEAPAAHDSPSAAAIAQKIVSRPAPTQGAHGPAEISGERERIAARSRIRELVFGAQDGILTTVGVVSSFFGAAQNNSVILLAGVASAFAGMVAMTAGSYLSSKAEHDVAVSELDAERREIREHPAEELAELVEIYKQQGMSATRARDAALEVAKDPKKMLAVMAHEELGLHLDSSGDALKDAMVMAPSFLVGAAVPIVPYTFMHGMAALTASILAAAAALFGIGVVKAHAAATNPWRSGVEAFAIGASAALLGYAIGTLIPNLLGFTVPAG, encoded by the coding sequence ATGAAGACATCCGTCAGCAAGACAGAGCTCAACCTGTGGATGGCGTTCGTCGACGAGTCGAAGGCCCACCGCCTCTACGAAGCGTACGCGATGCAAGCGATGCGCGAAGGCCATCCTGAAGTCGCAGAAGTGTTCATGGAGGCCGCGGGTTCTGAGGTCGTGCACGCGATGGCGGCTCTCGCGGCCCTCGGCGCGGTGAAGTCCAGTTCCGAGAATCTTCACAGAGTCGTCGAAGAAGAAGCGGTCGAAAGCCGCGAGACGTACCCGCGTTATATCCGCGAGGCAGAGGCCGACGATCGACCAGACGCAGTGCGTGTGTTCCAACTCGCGCTCGCACGCGAGGAGCATCACGTCCGCCTCTTCTCGGACGCCTTGAGCGCGCTGCAGACCGGCAGACAGGAAGCTCCCGCGGCGCACGATTCACCGAGCGCCGCCGCAATCGCACAGAAAATCGTCTCTCGGCCGGCGCCGACGCAGGGGGCGCACGGTCCGGCCGAGATCAGCGGCGAGCGCGAACGCATTGCGGCGCGGTCGCGGATTCGCGAGCTTGTCTTCGGCGCGCAAGACGGCATCTTGACGACCGTCGGCGTCGTCTCGTCGTTTTTCGGCGCGGCGCAGAACAACAGCGTGATCTTGTTGGCGGGCGTCGCGTCCGCATTCGCGGGCATGGTAGCGATGACGGCTGGTTCCTACCTATCGTCGAAGGCGGAGCATGACGTGGCGGTCTCTGAACTCGACGCAGAGCGGCGCGAGATCCGAGAGCACCCCGCCGAAGAGCTTGCCGAGCTTGTCGAGATTTACAAACAGCAGGGCATGAGCGCGACCCGAGCGCGCGACGCGGCATTGGAAGTCGCTAAAGACCCGAAGAAGATGCTCGCGGTCATGGCGCACGAAGAGCTTGGTCTACATTTGGATTCGTCCGGTGACGCGCTAAAGGACGCGATGGTGATGGCGCCTTCGTTCCTGGTCGGCGCGGCCGTGCCGATCGTGCCGTACACGTTCATGCACGGTATGGCGGCGCTCACCGCGTCGATACTCGCGGCAGCTGCCGCGCTCTTCGGTATCGGCGTCGTAAAGGCACACGCGGCAGCGACCAATCCATGGCGTTCCGGTGTAGAAGCGTTCGCGATCGGTGCGAGCGCCGCACTTCTCGGATACGCGATCGGCACGCTCATCCCGAATTTGCTCGGCTTCACCGTACCGGCCGGCTAA
- a CDS encoding molybdenum cofactor biosynthesis protein MoaE, with amino-acid sequence MSARILISSAVLDEQSAVNALSHDGAGATVTFVGRVRGDSRGRSVEKLEYDAYPEMAEIVFERIAREIRAKFDIVDIAIHHRVGALAVGEISVVIAVSAAHRPAAFDACRDAIDTLKRIAPIWKKEFAADGATWVEDRP; translated from the coding sequence ATGAGCGCTCGCATCCTGATTTCGTCTGCCGTCCTCGACGAGCAGTCCGCGGTGAACGCGCTATCGCACGATGGCGCCGGGGCCACCGTGACGTTCGTCGGCCGCGTTCGCGGCGATTCGCGCGGAAGATCCGTCGAAAAGCTCGAGTACGACGCGTATCCCGAAATGGCGGAAATCGTATTCGAGCGCATCGCGCGGGAGATTCGCGCGAAGTTCGATATCGTGGACATCGCGATCCATCACCGCGTCGGCGCGCTCGCGGTCGGTGAGATCAGTGTGGTCATCGCGGTCTCGGCCGCGCATCGTCCGGCGGCATTTGACGCATGCCGCGACGCGATCGACACCTTGAAGCGCATCGCGCCGATCTGGAAAAAAGAATTCGCAGCTGACGGTGCGACCTGGGTCGAAGACCGGCCATGA
- a CDS encoding suppressor of fused domain protein, whose translation MRAPHFSDTRSARSSRICSASPYRPAKESEEIASGQLFDSERIAALIVDHYARRFGPPDDSAHRFFPGAACWANVNRHPPNESREVFTYASIHAHPGMATLIVDGHAHAEQFFAVTREPCEVLFDLTAVCATHACGNGTRLDEWSIVRLGQEVPDTLGMKALAVVPAVFEGDAFEYMRADALHVRFLWVVPLFPSEADLRERAGAEALQRLLFVKGVDLADLHRRPVV comes from the coding sequence GTGCGAGCGCCGCACTTCTCGGATACGCGATCGGCACGCTCATCCCGAATTTGCTCGGCTTCACCGTACCGGCCGGCTAAGGAATCAGAAGAGATCGCAAGCGGGCAGCTCTTCGACTCCGAGCGGATCGCAGCGCTCATCGTCGATCACTACGCGCGCCGTTTTGGCCCACCCGACGACTCGGCCCATCGCTTCTTCCCCGGCGCAGCATGCTGGGCGAACGTCAATCGCCATCCGCCGAACGAATCGCGCGAAGTGTTCACATACGCAAGCATTCACGCGCATCCGGGCATGGCGACGCTTATCGTCGACGGGCACGCGCACGCCGAACAGTTTTTCGCTGTGACGCGCGAACCGTGCGAGGTTCTCTTCGACTTGACCGCGGTGTGCGCGACCCACGCTTGCGGCAACGGCACACGATTGGATGAATGGTCGATCGTGAGACTGGGCCAGGAAGTTCCCGACACGCTCGGCATGAAGGCGCTTGCGGTCGTCCCCGCCGTTTTTGAAGGCGATGCTTTCGAATATATGCGCGCCGATGCGCTTCACGTGCGCTTCCTGTGGGTCGTGCCGCTTTTTCCAAGCGAGGCGGATCTGCGGGAGCGCGCCGGTGCGGAAGCCCTACAGCGCTTGCTGTTCGTCAAGGGCGTGGATTTGGCGGATCTTCACCGCCGGCCGGTCGTGTGA
- a CDS encoding superoxide dismutase — translation MPFELPPLPYAYDALEPHIDKETMTIHHDKHHGAYVTNLNAALEKHPDLAGRSAENLLKSLDSIPEDIRTAVRNNGGGHVNHSMFWKLMKPGGGGAPKGAIADAITKAFGDVESFKKQFNEAGVKQFGSGWVWLVRGSDRGLKIVTTPNQDNPLSQGAHIVLGNDVWEHAYYLKHQNRRADYLAAWWNVVDWDVVGQRFEA, via the coding sequence ATGCCATTTGAACTGCCGCCGCTGCCCTATGCTTACGACGCGCTGGAACCGCACATCGACAAAGAGACGATGACCATCCACCACGACAAGCATCACGGCGCTTACGTCACCAACCTGAACGCGGCGCTCGAAAAACATCCGGACCTCGCAGGCCGTTCGGCAGAGAATCTGCTGAAATCGCTGGACAGCATCCCGGAAGATATCCGCACTGCGGTCCGCAACAACGGCGGCGGACACGTGAACCATTCGATGTTTTGGAAACTGATGAAGCCGGGCGGCGGCGGAGCGCCCAAAGGCGCGATCGCCGACGCGATCACCAAAGCATTTGGCGACGTAGAATCGTTCAAGAAGCAATTCAACGAAGCCGGCGTCAAGCAGTTCGGCAGCGGCTGGGTCTGGCTCGTCCGCGGCAGCGACCGCGGGTTGAAAATCGTCACGACGCCGAACCAGGACAATCCGCTCTCGCAGGGCGCGCACATCGTGCTTGGCAACGACGTGTGGGAACACGCCTACTATCTGAAACATCAGAACCGCCGGGCCGAC
- the moaD gene encoding molybdopterin converting factor subunit 1, with protein MYPSFAMPLHIIVRLFASHREAAGTGSVEVRLEQGATAADAFARARDVHPELPADTNNVAFAVNREFARPDTQLAEGDEVAVLPPVAGG; from the coding sequence TTGTACCCATCATTCGCAATGCCGCTGCACATCATCGTTCGACTTTTCGCTTCGCACCGAGAAGCCGCGGGCACCGGATCGGTAGAGGTTCGGCTCGAACAAGGAGCGACCGCGGCCGACGCGTTCGCGCGCGCCCGCGATGTCCACCCCGAGCTGCCCGCAGATACGAATAATGTCGCCTTTGCGGTCAACCGCGAGTTCGCGAGACCCGACACGCAGCTCGCCGAGGGTGATGAGGTTGCTGTCCTGCCGCCGGTCGCCGGCGGATGA